The window CATGACCACCAGGGCCGAACTCGCCGAGACCGCGAGGCTGGTGCTTCGGGAGGAACAGATCCTCGGACGCCACGGCGAGACCACCGGCACTCTCATCAGCCGCCTCACCGTCCACCGCGCCGGGCGCCCGCTTCTCGATCAGCAGGTGGCGTACGGACCGGGGGCGCCCGGCGGCTGGGACGGCGGCGCCGTGCTCGGCGGACATCGAGCGGTCGGCCAGCTCCTCGTCGTGGATCCGGCATTCGCCGACAAGTGCCCCGATACGAGGCTGCTGGGACCGACCGCCGTTCTCACCCGGCTGGTCGGCCCCGCGGTACTGGTGACCGCCGTGGCCCCCGACGCACGACTGTTGCGCAGCGTCCTCGACGGTGCGCTGGACGAGGTGCTGGCCGGCTGACGCGGTTGCGCACCGCTCAGCGGGACACGGGTGTCCGGTTATCGATTCGGTAAAGAAGTGCGTGTACGCCCTGTTCTCAGGAACCTCACAGGCGACAGGATCCGCGGGAGGTCTCGATGTGAACTGCGCTGCTTATCGCGGCGCTTCAGACAATGGGGGAGGTTCCACTTGAGACGCACAGCAGTGCTCGGCTCGGCCGGCACTCTGATCGCGGGCACGCTCATAGCGGGCGCGATAGCCGCACCGACGGCCACAGCCGACAGCCGCCACCACAGTGGTTCGGAGGCGCGCGGCGTCCAGATCGCCGCCGCACGTGCGGCCCACACCGGAATCGACTGGAAGGACTGCCCGGCGGACTGGGCCCTGTCCACTCCGATTCAGTGCGGCTGGGTGACCGTACCGCTCGACTACGCCAAGCCCCACGGCAAGCAGATCAAGCTCGCCGTCGACCGGCACGTCAGCACCGGTACGAAGGCGGAGCGGCAGGGCGCGCTGCTCTACAACCCGGGCGG is drawn from Streptomyces sp. NBC_01717 and contains these coding sequences:
- a CDS encoding urease accessory protein UreD codes for the protein MSVHATARITAVPDGRGATALPVLESDGPLALRRTRATVAPCARVTVVGAMSAPLGGDRLAIEARVEDGARLTVDSAAATVALPGPGPDVRPATYDIELKVGEGAELNWLPEQLISACGSDLRMTTRAELAETARLVLREEQILGRHGETTGTLISRLTVHRAGRPLLDQQVAYGPGAPGGWDGGAVLGGHRAVGQLLVVDPAFADKCPDTRLLGPTAVLTRLVGPAVLVTAVAPDARLLRSVLDGALDEVLAG